The proteins below are encoded in one region of Mangifera indica cultivar Alphonso chromosome 7, CATAS_Mindica_2.1, whole genome shotgun sequence:
- the LOC123220517 gene encoding extensin-like, with amino-acid sequence MPPIDSSFSLSTISIPDGKISLGFLQFSSDFLMVPELEKPKVLEIQLRMDCNGCVQKIKKALHGINGIYDLYIDFPQQKLTIIGWADPERIMKAIKKTRKIATICSHSEATDPSQQPQEGGGGGPPPEAANPPPPPPEGGGPPPEAAQPPKPPNEQQPPPPPENPPPPTGNPPPPQNPPPDVTPSPIAAETNANQQAGPSGPKDIGEVHVIHHHPPNYAYRYGYAPSYSGSWNRYTNDQGLQQVAPQGPQPIYVTHSYNTYRPSPYVTEYEYVRSPPRYAHYSQLNHYNEDYHSNNGYHNNNGNITSIFSDENPNACRIM; translated from the exons ATGCCACCTATTGATTCTTCATTCTCACTCTCCACCATTTCCATCCCAGACGGAAAAATTTCTCTCGGTTTTCTCCAATTTTCCTCCGATTTCCTAATGGTTCCGGAGTTAGAG AAACCTAAAGTCCTCGAGATACAGCTTCGAATGGACTGCAATGGGTGTGTGCAGAAGATCAAGAAGGCTTTACATGGCATCAATG GCATATATGATCTCTATATCGACTTTCCCCAACAAAAATTGACGATAATCGGGTGGGCAGACCCTGAAAGAATAATGAAAGCTATAAAGAAGACTAGAAAGATTGCGACAATATGTTCCCATTCAGAAGCAACGGATCCTAGCCAGCAACCACAAGAGGGTGGTGGTGGAGGACCACCCCCTGAAGCAGCAAACCCTCCCCCACCCCCACCGGAGGGTGGAGGTCCACCACCAGAAGCAGCACAACCACCTAAACCACCAAACGAGCaacaaccaccaccaccacctgaAAACCCACCACCTCCAACTGGGAATCCGCCACCTCCACAAAATCCACCACCAGACGTGACACCTTCACCCATTGCAGCTGAAACCAATGCCAACCAACAAGCAGGTCCCTCTGGGCCAAAAGACATTGGAGAAGTTCATGTTATACATCACCATCCTCCTAACTACGCCTACAGATATGGCTACGCACCCAGTTACAGTGGCTCCTGGAACAGATACACAAATGACCAGGGATTACAACAAGTTGCACCCCAAGGTCCACAGCCCATCTATGTCACTCACAGTTACAACACTTACAGGCCATCACCTTATGTCACAGAATATGAATATGTCAGGTCACCACCAAGATATGCACACTACAGCCAGTTGAACCACTACAATGAAGATTATCATAGCAACAATGGTTACCACAACAACAATGGAAACATCACATCAATATTTAGCGATGAAAATCCGAATGCATGTAGGATAATGTAA